The Bacillus carboniphilus genome contains a region encoding:
- the fabG gene encoding 3-oxoacyl-[acyl-carrier-protein] reductase, with product MLTGKTAIVTGASRGIGKAIALELASQGANVIVNYAGNKQKADEVVNAIKELGRNSMSIQADVSNENDVKEMIKVVKEQFDTIDILVNNAGVTRDNLLLRMNETEWDDVIETNLKGVYLCIKSVARQMMKQRNGRIINLASVVGISGNAGQANYVAAKAGVIGLTKSCAKEFASRNITVNAVAPGFIVTDMTEKLPENVQNQMLNEIPLKRFGDPKDVAHIVSFLASENSGYITGQTIQVDGGMVM from the coding sequence ATGCTAACCGGAAAAACAGCCATTGTAACGGGTGCCTCTCGAGGGATAGGGAAAGCAATTGCATTGGAGCTTGCTAGCCAAGGTGCAAATGTAATCGTTAATTATGCTGGAAATAAACAGAAGGCCGATGAAGTGGTAAATGCCATTAAAGAGTTAGGGCGTAACTCAATGTCCATTCAGGCCGATGTATCGAATGAAAATGATGTTAAAGAAATGATCAAGGTTGTAAAAGAACAGTTCGATACGATTGATATTCTAGTTAATAACGCAGGTGTGACAAGAGATAATTTATTACTGCGAATGAATGAGACTGAATGGGATGACGTTATTGAAACAAACTTAAAAGGCGTTTACTTATGCATTAAATCCGTTGCAAGGCAAATGATGAAACAGCGAAATGGAAGAATTATTAATTTAGCATCGGTAGTTGGAATCAGTGGAAATGCAGGTCAAGCGAATTATGTTGCGGCTAAAGCGGGGGTTATTGGCTTAACAAAATCTTGTGCAAAAGAGTTTGCTAGTCGAAACATTACTGTTAATGCCGTTGCCCCAGGGTTTATTGTTACTGATATGACTGAAAAATTACCTGAAAATGTACAAAATCAAATGTTAAATGAAATTCCTTTAAAACGTTTTGGAGATCCTAAAGATGTTGCACATATAGTATCTTTTTTAGCATCTGAAAATAGTGGATATATTACTGGACAGACAATTCAAGTTGATGGTGGTATGGTGATGTAA
- the pknB gene encoding Stk1 family PASTA domain-containing Ser/Thr kinase: MLIGKRISGRYKILEVIGGGGMANVYLARDVILDRNVAIKILRFDFVNDNDFIRRFRREAQSATSLAHPNIVSIYDVGEEKDIYYIVMEYVEGKTLKQYIAQHAPLHPKEALHIQEQIVSAINHAHENGIVHRDIKPHNILVDQHGNIKVTDFGIAVALSSTTITQTNSVLGSVHYLSPEQARGGLATNKSDIYSLGIVLFEMLTGRLPFDGESAISIALKHLQSEPPSIKRWNTQVPQSVENLVLKSMAKDPFHRYESAADFGDDIKTALDGDRLYEPRFTVPEHDHEKTKAIPVISDSLIEQNQHDETLVHTPNKLKQKDLKNNQGNTTKKLKKKKNRWPKIIVSTFFVLVLSIILALFIFPSLFMPEDIEVPDISGLKLEEGIELLEAADFQVGEQKELEDDEIPEGYVIKTDPEGGSSAKEDSLVNIYVSLGKGTYTLENYIGENYNEVAKELQEAGFTVNSKEQSNDQEAGTILKQSLEKDEELVPDETTITFVVSSGLETYQMDDLTGYTKNEVKSYLEGKDIELESEEDYSEKVPEGQVISQTPSPNKTVYEGETIKVTYSLGPKLVAKTETKEFPVEFVPTEERPEAILKILVEDSNRDFSAPYLSKPISGNVSETVEFKIEPGQVGKYEIYLDEELLKEGEVPYPE, from the coding sequence ATGTTGATAGGAAAAAGAATAAGTGGTCGTTATAAAATATTAGAAGTTATTGGTGGAGGCGGAATGGCTAACGTCTATTTAGCAAGAGACGTTATTTTAGATCGGAATGTGGCCATTAAAATTTTAAGGTTTGATTTTGTCAATGATAATGATTTTATTCGTCGATTTAGACGGGAAGCACAATCTGCAACAAGTCTTGCCCATCCTAATATTGTTAGTATTTATGACGTTGGTGAAGAAAAAGATATATACTATATTGTTATGGAATATGTAGAGGGTAAAACGCTCAAACAATACATAGCTCAGCATGCCCCACTACATCCAAAGGAAGCATTACATATTCAAGAACAAATTGTATCCGCTATTAATCATGCTCATGAAAATGGGATCGTCCATCGTGATATTAAGCCACATAATATATTAGTAGATCAACATGGGAACATTAAAGTCACAGATTTTGGGATAGCTGTTGCTCTAAGCTCAACGACAATTACCCAAACGAATTCCGTATTAGGCTCTGTTCATTATTTGTCGCCTGAACAAGCAAGAGGTGGTCTTGCAACGAATAAGTCAGATATTTACAGTTTAGGAATTGTTTTATTTGAAATGCTAACAGGAAGACTTCCATTTGACGGGGAATCAGCAATATCGATTGCCTTAAAGCATTTGCAGTCTGAGCCACCATCAATAAAAAGGTGGAACACGCAAGTCCCTCAAAGTGTGGAAAACCTTGTATTAAAATCGATGGCAAAAGATCCTTTTCATCGTTATGAATCTGCTGCTGATTTTGGAGATGACATTAAAACTGCTTTAGATGGAGATCGATTATATGAACCGCGCTTTACAGTTCCTGAACATGATCATGAAAAAACGAAAGCTATTCCTGTTATATCAGATTCGCTAATTGAACAAAATCAACATGATGAGACTCTTGTCCATACACCAAATAAACTAAAACAAAAAGATCTAAAAAACAATCAAGGAAACACCACTAAAAAGCTGAAGAAAAAGAAGAATCGATGGCCAAAAATTATCGTATCTACGTTTTTCGTCTTAGTACTTTCGATTATTCTAGCTTTATTTATCTTTCCTTCACTATTTATGCCTGAAGATATTGAAGTGCCAGACATTTCAGGTTTAAAGTTAGAAGAGGGGATTGAACTGCTCGAGGCTGCTGACTTTCAAGTTGGAGAGCAAAAAGAACTCGAAGATGATGAAATTCCAGAAGGGTATGTGATTAAGACTGATCCAGAAGGAGGAAGTAGCGCGAAAGAAGACTCACTCGTAAATATTTACGTTAGTCTCGGAAAAGGAACCTATACTTTAGAAAATTATATTGGTGAAAACTATAATGAAGTGGCAAAAGAGTTACAGGAAGCAGGTTTCACCGTGAACTCAAAAGAGCAATCAAATGATCAAGAAGCAGGAACGATCTTGAAACAGTCTCTTGAAAAGGATGAAGAGCTAGTCCCAGATGAGACAACGATTACATTTGTTGTAAGTAGTGGTTTGGAAACCTATCAAATGGATGATTTAACGGGTTATACGAAAAATGAAGTGAAAAGCTATCTTGAGGGGAAAGACATAGAACTGGAGTCGGAAGAAGATTATTCTGAGAAAGTACCAGAAGGACAAGTCATTAGTCAAACTCCATCTCCAAACAAAACGGTCTATGAAGGAGAAACAATCAAAGTAACTTATTCTTTAGGTCCTAAGCTAGTTGCAAAAACTGAGACAAAGGAATTTCCTGTTGAATTTGTACCTACTGAGGAACGTCCAGAGGCTATTTTGAAAATATTGGTTGAAGATTCAAATCGTGATTTTTCAGCTCCTTATTTAAGCAAACCAATAAGTGGTAACGTATCAGAAACAGTTGAATTTAAAATAGAGCCTGGACAGGTAGGGAAGTACGAAATCTACCTAGATGAGGAATTGCTGAAAGAGGGCGAGGTTCCATATCCTGAATAA
- the spoVM gene encoding stage V sporulation protein SpoVM gives MKFYTIKLPKFLGGIIKVMLNSFKKD, from the coding sequence ATGAAATTTTATACAATTAAACTACCGAAGTTTTTAGGCGGCATTATTAAGGTGATGTTAAATTCTTTTAAAAAAGACTAG
- the plsX gene encoding phosphate acyltransferase PlsX encodes MKIAIDAMGGDHAPQAVVDGAIKAIDKIKGIEITLFGDKQLIDDSIPEQYKTQIKVIHTDEKIDSNDDPVKAVRKKRNSSMVLATKEVKEQKVDACISAGNTGALIASGLFNVGRIKGIDRPGFAPTFPTIDGKGFLMLDVGANSDAKPSHLLQYAIMGSIYSEKVRGIAQPKIGLLNIGTEENKGNELTKNAYELLSQSSLNFVGNVEARDLLNGVADVVVTDGFTGNVALKAIEGTAMSIFSMLKEELTSSLPSKLAASILKPQLKNLKAKLDYSEYGGAGLFGLKYPVIKAHGSSDGQAMFSAIQQASEMVTNNVCELIESAVNER; translated from the coding sequence ATGAAGATCGCCATTGATGCAATGGGAGGAGATCATGCTCCACAAGCAGTAGTGGACGGAGCAATCAAGGCAATTGATAAGATTAAAGGAATTGAAATTACTCTATTTGGAGATAAACAATTGATCGATGATTCGATTCCTGAACAGTATAAAACGCAAATTAAAGTAATACATACGGATGAAAAAATAGACTCTAACGACGACCCAGTAAAAGCAGTCCGCAAAAAAAGAAACTCGTCAATGGTTTTAGCCACAAAAGAAGTCAAGGAGCAAAAAGTAGATGCTTGCATTTCAGCAGGGAATACAGGAGCGTTAATTGCCTCAGGTTTATTCAATGTTGGAAGAATTAAAGGTATTGACCGACCAGGGTTTGCTCCTACTTTCCCTACCATTGATGGAAAGGGATTTTTGATGCTTGATGTTGGAGCAAACTCAGATGCTAAGCCTTCTCATCTTCTTCAATACGCGATAATGGGCTCCATCTATTCAGAAAAAGTGAGAGGTATAGCACAACCTAAAATAGGATTATTAAACATCGGAACAGAGGAGAATAAAGGAAACGAGTTGACGAAAAATGCGTATGAATTACTTAGTCAATCTTCTTTAAACTTTGTAGGAAATGTAGAAGCGAGAGACCTTCTAAATGGTGTAGCGGACGTTGTAGTCACGGATGGATTTACTGGGAACGTTGCTTTAAAAGCAATTGAAGGAACAGCTATGTCGATTTTTTCAATGTTAAAAGAGGAACTAACAAGCTCCCTTCCTAGTAAATTAGCCGCTTCTATATTAAAGCCTCAACTCAAAAATTTAAAGGCGAAACTAGATTATAGTGAATACGGAGGAGCAGGCTTATTTGGACTTAAATACCCAGTCATAAAAGCCCACGGATCCTCGGATGGTCAAGCAATGTTTAGTGCCATTCAGCAAGCAAGTGAAATGGTAACTAATAATGTTTGTGAATTAATCGAGTCTGCTGTAAATGAAAGATGA
- a CDS encoding acyl carrier protein codes for MADVLDRVTKIVVDRLGVDESEVTPEASFKDDLGADSLDVVELVMELEDEFDMQISDEDAEKISTVGDAVKYIQGQS; via the coding sequence ATGGCAGATGTACTAGATCGTGTTACGAAGATTGTTGTTGATCGTTTAGGCGTTGACGAATCTGAAGTAACACCTGAGGCTTCTTTTAAAGATGACCTTGGAGCAGATTCCCTAGATGTAGTTGAGCTAGTGATGGAACTTGAAGATGAATTTGACATGCAAATTTCCGATGAAGATGCAGAAAAAATTTCAACAGTCGGAGATGCAGTGAAATACATACAAGGTCAATCATAA
- the rsgA gene encoding ribosome small subunit-dependent GTPase A — MPTGKIIKALSGFYYVLDRKGVISCRGRGVFRNNKTTLLVGDEVIYEKADDLSGYIMEVLPRKNELIRPPISNVDQAILVFSALEPDFSSKLLDRFLVLVESNNIKPIICVTKMDLVKNDTIKEVVEEYRKIGYNVILTSVREEQSLKEIKAFISNKISVFAGQSGVGKSSLLNAINPTLNIETNTISESLGRGKHTTRHVELLNVNDGLVADTPGFSSLDFEEITKEELGDYFIEIKEKSAECRFRGCLHTAEPKCAVKSAVEHGEIAEFRYQHYKEFLDEINERKPRY, encoded by the coding sequence ATGCCGACTGGTAAAATTATAAAAGCTTTAAGCGGATTTTATTATGTTCTAGATCGTAAAGGCGTTATTAGTTGTCGTGGAAGAGGTGTGTTTCGAAATAACAAGACGACTCTTCTAGTTGGTGACGAAGTAATTTATGAAAAGGCGGATGATCTAAGTGGCTATATAATGGAGGTTTTACCTAGAAAAAATGAACTTATTAGACCTCCTATTTCAAATGTTGACCAAGCGATATTAGTCTTTTCGGCTCTAGAACCAGATTTTAGTAGTAAACTGTTAGATCGATTTCTTGTTCTAGTAGAATCAAACAATATTAAGCCAATTATTTGTGTCACCAAAATGGATTTAGTGAAAAATGATACAATAAAAGAGGTCGTTGAAGAATATAGAAAGATTGGCTACAATGTGATCTTAACATCTGTTCGAGAAGAACAGTCTCTTAAAGAGATAAAAGCTTTTATTTCAAATAAAATATCCGTTTTCGCTGGTCAGTCCGGTGTTGGCAAATCATCTTTGTTAAACGCCATTAATCCTACATTAAACATTGAAACGAATACGATTTCAGAAAGTTTAGGGAGAGGAAAGCATACGACGAGGCATGTAGAGCTATTAAATGTTAATGATGGTTTAGTGGCAGATACTCCTGGATTTAGTTCGTTAGATTTTGAAGAGATTACAAAGGAAGAACTAGGAGATTATTTTATTGAGATAAAAGAAAAAAGTGCAGAATGTCGATTTCGAGGATGTCTCCATACAGCCGAACCGAAATGTGCGGTAAAAAGCGCTGTGGAACATGGAGAGATTGCCGAATTTCGATATCAGCATTACAAAGAGTTTTTAGATGAAATTAACGAAAGAAAGCCGAGGTATTAA
- the sdaAA gene encoding L-serine ammonia-lyase, iron-sulfur-dependent, subunit alpha, with protein MFRNVSELIELAESRQLKISDIMIEQESEVKNQSKEQLMEQMDKNLTVMEEAVHKGLQGVKSHSGLTGGDAVLLQQYIQSGNSICGHVLLDAVSKAVATNEVNAAMGTICATPTAGSAGVVPGTLFAIKEKINPSREEMIRFLFTAGAFGFVVANNASISGAAGGCQAEVGSAAGMASAALVELLGGTPSQSAEAMAITLKNMLGLVCDPVAGLVEVPCVKRNAMGAANAMVAADMALAGITSRIPCDEVIDAMYKIGQTMPSALRETAQGGLAATPTGRELEAKIFGVSLNDQTI; from the coding sequence ATGTTTCGAAATGTTTCAGAGTTGATAGAGCTTGCGGAGAGCAGACAACTTAAAATATCCGATATTATGATTGAACAAGAAAGTGAAGTAAAGAATCAATCAAAAGAACAATTGATGGAGCAAATGGACAAAAACTTAACCGTGATGGAAGAGGCCGTTCATAAAGGACTGCAAGGAGTTAAATCACATTCCGGTTTAACAGGTGGAGATGCTGTATTACTCCAACAATATATTCAAAGTGGCAATTCTATTTGTGGTCATGTTTTGTTAGATGCAGTAAGTAAAGCGGTTGCAACCAATGAAGTGAATGCGGCAATGGGAACAATATGCGCTACACCGACAGCAGGCTCAGCTGGGGTAGTTCCTGGTACATTATTTGCCATCAAAGAAAAAATCAATCCTTCAAGGGAAGAAATGATTAGGTTCTTATTTACTGCGGGAGCGTTTGGATTTGTTGTTGCCAACAATGCCTCTATATCCGGTGCAGCGGGTGGATGTCAAGCAGAAGTTGGTTCAGCTGCTGGAATGGCCTCTGCTGCCCTTGTTGAATTATTAGGTGGCACACCTAGCCAATCTGCAGAAGCAATGGCCATTACTTTAAAAAATATGCTTGGTTTAGTGTGTGATCCTGTAGCGGGGTTAGTTGAAGTACCTTGTGTGAAAAGGAATGCAATGGGAGCAGCTAATGCAATGGTAGCAGCAGATATGGCGTTAGCAGGAATTACAAGTAGAATCCCTTGTGATGAAGTGATTGACGCTATGTATAAAATTGGTCAAACAATGCCTTCTGCATTAAGAGAAACGGCTCAAGGAGGACTTGCTGCTACTCCTACTGGTAGAGAATTAGAAGCAAAAATATTCGGAGTGTCTCTAAATGATCAAACCATCTAA
- a CDS encoding Asp23/Gls24 family envelope stress response protein, protein MSIELKTENGHIEISNEVIATVSGGAAVECYGIVGMASKKQLKDGFTEILGRENFSKGVIVRQIDDEIHIDMYIIVSYGTKISEIANNVQTKVKYTLNQTLGLSIDSVNIYVQGVRVMNP, encoded by the coding sequence ATGTCAATCGAATTAAAAACGGAAAATGGACATATTGAAATTTCAAATGAAGTCATAGCCACTGTATCTGGAGGCGCAGCTGTCGAGTGTTATGGAATTGTTGGAATGGCTTCAAAAAAACAACTGAAAGATGGCTTTACAGAAATTCTAGGAAGAGAGAATTTTAGTAAAGGTGTTATTGTACGTCAAATAGATGATGAAATCCACATTGATATGTATATTATCGTTAGTTACGGAACAAAAATTTCAGAAATAGCAAATAACGTACAAACAAAAGTAAAGTATACATTAAATCAAACTTTAGGGTTATCTATTGATTCAGTAAATATATATGTCCAAGGTGTTCGTGTAATGAACCCATAG
- a CDS encoding DAK2 domain-containing protein: protein MALTQLDGKKFAKMIINGANHLSNNAKIVDALNVFPVPDGDTGTNMNLSMTSGSKEVQNLSTNHAGKVGASLAKGLLMGARGNSGVILSQLFRGFSKAIETKETLTVEDFAEGLQHGVNTAYKAVMKPVEGTILTVAKDAAKKAVTIAQAEQDFVLFLEEVLKEAKQALNRTPDLLPVLKEVGVVDSGGQGLVYVYEGFLAELKGEGISLSTSGPSMTDMVNAEHHKNVQSHMSSEDIEFGYCTEFMVRFEDEKKPFNEENFREDLSSYGDSLLVISDDEIAKVHIHSEEPGQVLSYGQQYGSLIKMKIENMREQHAELLLDDQDTHIQKQPVSPAEKEKFGIVTVAMGEGIAELFKSIGAHYVIEGGQTMNPSTEDIVAAVKNVNAENIIILPNNGNIVMAAEQAASVVEENAVVVPSKTVPQGMSALLSFNPVVSIDDNKSSMESALQHVKTGQITYAVRDTNIDGIDINKDDYMGIFDGKIVTTAKERIETAKQLLSDMIDEDSEIVTILFGQSAEKSEIDAIVSFINDQYEDIEIEIHDGKQPLYSYIFAVE from the coding sequence GTGGCACTAACTCAACTTGATGGAAAGAAGTTTGCAAAAATGATTATCAATGGTGCGAATCATCTTTCCAACAACGCAAAGATCGTAGACGCTTTAAATGTATTTCCAGTACCTGATGGGGATACAGGAACAAATATGAATTTGTCAATGACCTCTGGCTCTAAAGAAGTACAAAACTTATCAACTAATCATGCTGGAAAAGTTGGAGCTTCTCTGGCAAAAGGTTTGTTGATGGGAGCTAGAGGGAACTCAGGTGTTATTTTATCCCAACTTTTCAGAGGGTTTTCGAAGGCGATTGAAACAAAGGAAACATTAACTGTTGAAGATTTTGCTGAAGGATTACAGCATGGTGTCAATACTGCCTATAAAGCCGTGATGAAACCAGTGGAAGGGACGATTTTAACAGTTGCTAAAGATGCAGCCAAAAAGGCTGTGACAATCGCTCAAGCTGAGCAAGATTTTGTTTTATTTCTTGAAGAAGTGTTAAAAGAAGCGAAACAAGCCCTTAATCGAACACCAGATTTACTTCCAGTATTAAAGGAAGTTGGAGTAGTTGATAGTGGAGGTCAAGGATTAGTTTATGTTTATGAAGGCTTTTTAGCGGAACTTAAGGGAGAAGGAATTTCATTATCTACTTCTGGTCCTTCTATGACAGACATGGTTAATGCAGAACATCATAAAAATGTTCAGAGTCATATGAGCAGTGAGGATATTGAATTCGGCTATTGCACAGAATTTATGGTCAGATTTGAAGACGAGAAAAAACCTTTTAATGAGGAAAATTTCCGTGAAGATTTAAGTTCTTATGGAGATTCTTTGTTAGTCATATCAGACGATGAAATTGCTAAAGTACATATTCATTCAGAAGAGCCAGGGCAAGTATTATCTTATGGACAGCAGTATGGAAGCTTAATCAAAATGAAGATTGAAAATATGAGAGAGCAACATGCAGAGCTCCTTTTAGACGATCAAGATACACATATTCAAAAGCAACCTGTTTCTCCTGCTGAAAAGGAAAAATTCGGTATTGTTACTGTAGCAATGGGTGAAGGAATAGCAGAGTTGTTTAAAAGTATTGGTGCACATTACGTCATCGAAGGTGGTCAAACGATGAATCCGAGTACGGAGGACATTGTCGCCGCTGTAAAAAATGTAAATGCTGAAAACATCATCATCCTTCCTAACAATGGGAATATTGTCATGGCTGCTGAACAAGCGGCTTCAGTTGTAGAAGAAAATGCCGTTGTCGTTCCATCTAAGACGGTTCCTCAAGGGATGTCGGCATTATTGTCATTTAATCCTGTGGTTAGTATTGATGACAATAAATCATCAATGGAAAGTGCTCTTCAGCACGTCAAGACTGGTCAAATTACGTATGCGGTTCGAGATACAAATATAGATGGAATAGATATAAACAAAGATGATTATATGGGGATATTTGACGGGAAAATTGTTACGACAGCTAAAGAGCGCATAGAAACAGCTAAACAATTATTATCGGATATGATTGATGAGGATTCGGAAATAGTAACGATTTTATTTGGTCAATCAGCTGAGAAGTCAGAAATTGATGCGATCGTAAGCTTTATTAATGACCAATATGAAGATATAGAAATTGAGATACATGATGGGAAACAACCTTTATATTCTTACATCTTTGCAGTAGAATAA
- the rpmB gene encoding 50S ribosomal protein L28, which yields MARKCVVTGKKTSYGNARSHAMNANKRKWGANVQKVRILVNGKPKKVYVSARALKSGKVQRV from the coding sequence ATGGCTCGTAAATGCGTAGTAACAGGAAAGAAGACAAGCTATGGTAATGCGCGTTCTCATGCTATGAATGCTAACAAACGCAAATGGGGTGCGAATGTACAAAAAGTTCGTATTTTAGTTAACGGAAAGCCTAAAAAAGTTTATGTTTCTGCACGCGCTCTTAAATCTGGTAAAGTTCAACGTGTGTAA
- the fapR gene encoding transcription factor FapR, translating to MRKSKKERQNLLKETIDSTPFITDEELAAKFNVSIQTIRLDRLELSIPELRERIKHVAEKNLDEQVKSLPIDEVIGEMIDLQLDHSAISILPIRQEHVFSRNQIARGHHLFAQANSLAVAVIDDELALTAKANIHFTSQVKEGEKVVAKAKVIESQNNKGRSIVQVESFVHNKVVFKGTFEMFRSNQV from the coding sequence ATGAGAAAAAGTAAAAAAGAAAGACAAAATTTATTGAAAGAAACCATTGATTCAACACCTTTTATTACAGATGAAGAATTGGCAGCTAAATTTAACGTAAGTATCCAAACGATTCGTCTGGATCGCTTAGAGCTTTCAATCCCAGAGTTAAGGGAAAGAATCAAACATGTTGCGGAGAAAAACTTGGATGAACAAGTTAAATCACTTCCTATAGATGAAGTAATCGGAGAAATGATTGACCTACAATTAGATCATTCGGCTATTTCTATCTTACCTATTCGCCAAGAACATGTTTTTAGCCGAAATCAAATTGCGAGGGGACATCACCTATTTGCACAAGCAAACTCGTTAGCGGTAGCTGTGATTGATGATGAGCTTGCTTTAACAGCTAAAGCAAATATTCATTTTACTAGTCAAGTAAAAGAAGGAGAGAAAGTAGTTGCTAAAGCAAAGGTGATTGAAAGCCAAAATAACAAGGGAAGATCGATTGTTCAAGTAGAGAGCTTTGTACATAATAAAGTTGTATTTAAAGGAACATTTGAAATGTTTCGTTCGAACCAAGTATAA
- a CDS encoding thiamine diphosphokinase, whose translation MSIINIVAGGPKDLHPSYHNYHSEDAIWVGVDRGVLYLLEDNIIPNKAVGDFDSIDENERKKVEKKSKDISVFPAIKDKTDTEIALEWALNHHSQVDKIHIFGVTGGRLDHFLGSLQLLLHPLKEGVQTKIIDRNNQIELYNPGVYQLAKDKHAYVSFLPVLKDIKGLTLSGFKYPLNNCHIHYGSTLCISNELINPIGTFSFESGILMVIKSKDQCE comes from the coding sequence ATGTCCATCATTAACATCGTGGCAGGAGGACCAAAAGATTTACACCCTTCTTATCATAATTATCATTCAGAAGATGCGATATGGGTGGGTGTTGATCGAGGGGTCTTATATTTATTAGAAGATAATATCATTCCTAATAAAGCAGTCGGTGATTTTGATTCAATAGATGAAAATGAGAGAAAAAAAGTGGAAAAAAAATCTAAAGATATATCCGTTTTTCCTGCGATAAAAGACAAAACAGATACTGAGATTGCATTAGAATGGGCCCTCAATCACCATAGTCAAGTTGATAAAATACATATTTTTGGCGTAACTGGTGGAAGGCTAGATCATTTTTTAGGAAGTCTTCAATTGCTTCTCCATCCTCTTAAAGAGGGGGTTCAAACAAAAATTATTGACCGTAATAATCAAATTGAATTATATAATCCTGGTGTGTACCAATTGGCTAAAGACAAGCACGCATACGTTTCTTTCTTACCAGTACTTAAAGATATTAAGGGTTTAACCCTTTCGGGATTTAAGTATCCTTTAAATAATTGTCATATTCACTATGGCTCGACATTATGTATTAGTAATGAACTCATCAATCCTATTGGTACTTTTTCATTTGAATCTGGCATATTAATGGTTATAAAGAGTAAGGATCAATGTGAATGA
- the sdaAB gene encoding L-serine ammonia-lyase, iron-sulfur-dependent subunit beta encodes MKYRSVFDIIGPIMIGPSSSHTAGAARIGRVARSLFGREPKWMKISFYGSFAETYKGHGTDVAIVGGILDFDTFDERIKSSIQMAKDKQIKVDFVKEEAQTDHPNTAKVILGDDQGEIELVGISIGGGKIEIIELNGFLLRLSGNHPAILVVHNDRYGSIAAVANVLAKHTINIGHMEVSRKEKGEMALMTIEVDQNVDDKILNELETLPNIIQVTKIAD; translated from the coding sequence ATGAAATATAGAAGTGTTTTTGATATTATCGGACCCATTATGATTGGTCCTTCAAGCTCTCATACAGCGGGAGCAGCCAGAATTGGAAGAGTAGCGAGAAGTTTATTCGGTAGAGAACCGAAGTGGATGAAAATTTCTTTCTATGGATCGTTTGCAGAAACATACAAGGGACATGGAACGGATGTCGCGATAGTTGGAGGAATCCTTGATTTTGATACATTTGATGAAAGAATCAAATCATCTATTCAAATGGCAAAAGATAAACAAATAAAGGTTGACTTCGTGAAAGAAGAAGCCCAAACAGACCACCCAAACACGGCGAAAGTCATTTTAGGTGATGATCAAGGTGAAATCGAACTAGTAGGGATTTCAATTGGTGGGGGAAAGATCGAAATTATTGAATTAAACGGATTTCTTTTAAGGCTATCTGGTAATCACCCAGCTATTTTAGTCGTCCATAATGACCGCTATGGTTCAATAGCGGCAGTTGCGAATGTGTTAGCGAAGCATACAATTAATATTGGTCATATGGAGGTTTCTCGAAAGGAAAAAGGTGAAATGGCGTTAATGACGATCGAAGTTGATCAAAATGTAGATGATAAAATCTTAAATGAGTTAGAAACGTTGCCCAATATTATTCAAGTTACAAAAATTGCTGATTGA